One region of Proteiniborus sp. DW1 genomic DNA includes:
- the murF gene encoding UDP-N-acetylmuramoyl-tripeptide--D-alanyl-D-alanine ligase: MLNSNSLMIILAVISIVIWNISFFYRSRYMLHMLQLEGYSNGNYLRWVKEFKYKVFGSKINVPVIASVIFALITLAPVTGKKLLIPANIIVWSALTILSTEFKKENVKKDLVYTKRAQRLLASMYVVNVLVLIVSTIVYSLTTTDFFNNYEILLIIGTILYYIAPYTFCLANILVKPIERAINKYYYDMARNKVRSFENLNIVGITGSYGKTSTKFITAKILEEKFNVLKTPESYNTPMGVSKVINNTLTDEYDAFVVEMGARKIGEIKEMAELAGPKIGVITSIGPTHLDTFINIDNIMKTKYELIESLPPDGIAIFNYDNQYLRKLADKTFKEKLLYGTENTELLDIYATNIEVSELGSTFILNDKNGNSIKCETKLLGEHNIVNLLAGACVGVALGLTFEEIARGIKNVEPVPHRLQLINPGTGIIIIDDAFNSNPVSSKAALDVISQFKEGRKIIVTPGMIELGQEEEEANRQFGRYIADACDYVILVGKNRTKPIYEGIFEKDFNKDNVFVVSSLNEATLVLQKIVRPKDVVLFENDLPDNYNE, from the coding sequence ATGTTAAACAGTAATAGCCTTATGATAATACTTGCAGTTATTAGTATTGTCATTTGGAATATATCTTTTTTTTATAGAAGTAGATATATGCTACATATGTTGCAGCTAGAAGGGTATTCAAATGGAAATTATTTAAGATGGGTAAAAGAATTTAAGTATAAGGTATTTGGCTCTAAGATTAATGTACCTGTAATAGCTTCTGTAATTTTTGCGTTAATTACTTTAGCTCCAGTTACAGGAAAAAAACTATTAATTCCGGCTAATATCATAGTTTGGTCTGCCTTAACAATTCTCTCAACCGAATTTAAAAAAGAGAATGTAAAAAAAGATTTAGTATACACTAAGAGAGCACAAAGGTTATTAGCTTCTATGTATGTAGTCAATGTATTGGTTTTAATAGTTTCTACTATAGTATATAGCTTAACTACAACGGACTTTTTCAATAACTATGAAATTTTACTTATAATAGGTACAATATTGTATTACATAGCACCGTATACTTTTTGCTTAGCTAATATATTAGTAAAACCTATAGAGAGAGCAATAAACAAGTATTATTATGATATGGCAAGAAATAAAGTAAGAAGTTTTGAAAATCTCAATATAGTTGGGATAACTGGTAGCTATGGGAAGACAAGTACTAAATTTATTACAGCTAAGATATTAGAAGAAAAATTTAATGTATTAAAAACTCCAGAAAGCTACAACACTCCAATGGGGGTTAGTAAGGTAATTAATAACACATTAACTGATGAATATGATGCATTTGTAGTAGAGATGGGAGCAAGAAAAATTGGCGAAATCAAGGAAATGGCAGAATTGGCAGGGCCTAAAATAGGTGTCATTACTTCAATTGGACCTACACACTTAGATACATTTATAAATATTGATAATATAATGAAAACTAAATATGAGCTGATTGAATCACTACCACCAGATGGGATTGCTATATTTAACTATGATAATCAGTATTTAAGAAAGCTTGCAGATAAGACATTTAAAGAAAAATTACTTTATGGAACTGAAAATACTGAGCTACTAGATATATATGCAACCAATATAGAAGTATCAGAATTAGGCTCAACATTTATTTTAAATGATAAAAATGGGAACTCTATAAAATGTGAAACAAAGCTATTAGGAGAGCATAACATAGTAAACCTATTAGCAGGTGCTTGTGTGGGGGTAGCATTAGGATTAACCTTCGAAGAAATTGCAAGAGGTATCAAGAATGTAGAGCCAGTACCTCATAGATTGCAGCTTATAAATCCAGGCACAGGGATAATAATAATTGATGATGCTTTTAACTCTAATCCGGTCAGTTCAAAAGCAGCCCTAGATGTTATCAGTCAATTTAAAGAGGGTAGAAAGATAATTGTAACCCCTGGAATGATAGAGTTAGGTCAGGAAGAAGAAGAAGCTAATAGACAATTTGGAAGATATATAGCCGACGCCTGTGATTATGTTATACTTGTAGGAAAGAATAGAACCAAGCCTATCTATGAAGGCATATTTGAAAAAGACTTTAATAAGGACAATGTTTTTGTTGTAAGTAGCTTAAATGAAGCTACCTTAGTATTGCAAAAAATCGTTAGACCTAAAGATGTAGTTTTGTTTGAAAATGATTTACCTGATAACTACAACGAGTAA
- a CDS encoding ABC transporter substrate-binding protein: MKSKSCRILSLVLVLVMCAGLFTACKSTETKETSSKEGATIIGADNITIEEASDFDPLQGVSAKDKDGNDITSDIEVKGEVNTLEPGDYRLTYTIKGTDVSVTRVVTVKGLEATYANGTYNFKFASSDLRHTFMAAAEDYLLHNQFAGVPLMADAGFTLFSSRMQLASETYLPVLGFGVTYSTMSADDSKVLMEDGRNGNAGEYTLRQALANNPTQWNHWLYDDSTTSDVMVLFLDSLYTFDFNADKTGYVLNPSMADGNPIPIEGRELPSGKTVSKKWQIKIKDGLQWKFNPKTDTSMITKTNIDATDFYETYKLALTEKWFRAISGGGDFCTSSSKVINAQEYVDGQKEWDDVGIKLIDDKTLQFEFVDEQSEWNVKYFLNGFVTTPINIELYNALGDKYGIDEKTIAYHGPYYVDYYEPDKVIRYKKNDLYHNADKYFYTGRVFTIIKEAEMRFQEFIAGKLDSVGLPASHYEEYKNHPGLKHVPGATTFRMMINGLGTREAQLEKFPEGEWVPEPILANTDFKMGMYHAIDRKKLAEEVMKTSQAQMYLFTDAYVVDAELGIPYRNTPQGMSVGADLSPSTHGYNLDAAKAYFEKALDTLVAEGAYKSGDVINIEFNYFSGSETQEMMASYIKDALEAAFNSEKHNIKVNVDIIAKDFPGIYYDYMMVGEFDTSIGGISGSTLDAASFLDNFCSDNRGGFTLNWGIDTSVPEITVLYTDDDGNPVKEIWSYDAIVSALNGEIKVVDGKEAK, from the coding sequence ATGAAAAGCAAATCATGTAGGATCTTATCACTAGTTTTGGTTTTAGTTATGTGCGCTGGCTTATTTACAGCATGCAAAAGCACTGAAACCAAAGAAACATCTTCAAAGGAAGGAGCTACAATTATAGGTGCTGATAACATAACTATAGAAGAAGCATCAGACTTTGATCCTCTTCAAGGTGTATCAGCAAAGGACAAGGATGGCAATGATATAACATCTGATATTGAAGTTAAAGGTGAAGTCAATACCCTTGAGCCAGGTGATTATAGGCTAACTTATACTATTAAAGGTACTGATGTATCAGTTACTAGAGTTGTAACAGTTAAAGGTCTTGAAGCCACTTATGCAAATGGTACTTATAACTTCAAGTTTGCTTCATCTGACCTAAGACACACTTTCATGGCAGCTGCAGAAGACTATCTGCTACATAACCAGTTTGCTGGAGTTCCACTAATGGCAGATGCTGGTTTTACACTTTTCTCTAGTAGGATGCAGCTTGCAAGCGAAACTTATTTACCTGTTTTAGGTTTTGGAGTGACCTATTCAACTATGAGTGCTGATGATAGCAAAGTACTTATGGAAGATGGTAGAAATGGTAACGCTGGTGAGTACACCCTTAGACAAGCTCTAGCAAACAACCCTACACAATGGAATCACTGGTTGTATGATGATAGTACAACATCTGATGTTATGGTGCTTTTTCTTGATTCCTTGTATACTTTTGACTTTAATGCTGATAAGACTGGATATGTGCTTAATCCATCCATGGCTGATGGCAATCCAATTCCTATAGAAGGCCGCGAATTACCAAGTGGCAAAACGGTTTCTAAAAAATGGCAAATAAAAATTAAAGATGGTCTTCAGTGGAAGTTCAACCCAAAAACTGATACTTCAATGATAACTAAGACTAATATTGATGCTACTGATTTTTATGAAACTTATAAGCTTGCATTAACAGAAAAATGGTTTAGAGCTATAAGTGGTGGTGGAGACTTCTGTACAAGTTCATCTAAAGTAATTAACGCACAAGAATATGTAGACGGACAAAAAGAGTGGGATGACGTAGGTATTAAGTTAATTGATGATAAGACTCTTCAATTTGAGTTTGTTGACGAGCAGTCAGAATGGAATGTTAAGTATTTCTTAAATGGTTTTGTAACTACTCCAATTAACATTGAACTATATAATGCTTTAGGAGATAAATATGGTATCGATGAAAAAACAATAGCATATCATGGACCTTATTATGTTGATTATTATGAACCTGATAAGGTTATAAGATATAAGAAAAATGACCTATATCACAATGCTGATAAATATTTTTATACAGGAAGAGTTTTTACAATCATAAAGGAAGCAGAGATGCGTTTCCAAGAATTTATTGCAGGCAAACTTGATTCTGTTGGCTTACCTGCATCACATTATGAAGAATATAAAAATCATCCTGGACTAAAGCATGTTCCTGGAGCTACAACCTTCAGAATGATGATTAATGGTTTAGGTACAAGAGAAGCACAGCTTGAAAAATTCCCAGAAGGAGAATGGGTTCCAGAACCAATTTTAGCAAATACAGACTTTAAAATGGGTATGTATCATGCAATAGACAGAAAGAAGCTTGCTGAAGAAGTTATGAAAACTTCTCAAGCACAGATGTATCTATTTACAGATGCTTATGTAGTAGATGCTGAGCTGGGGATACCTTATAGAAACACTCCACAAGGTATGTCAGTAGGAGCAGATCTTTCACCTTCAACCCATGGTTATAACCTAGATGCTGCGAAAGCTTATTTTGAAAAAGCACTTGATACTTTAGTTGCTGAGGGCGCTTATAAGAGTGGAGATGTGATTAATATTGAGTTTAACTACTTTAGCGGAAGTGAAACTCAGGAGATGATGGCTTCTTACATTAAAGATGCTTTAGAAGCAGCCTTCAACAGTGAAAAGCATAATATCAAAGTTAATGTAGATATTATAGCAAAAGATTTCCCAGGAATCTATTATGATTACATGATGGTTGGTGAATTTGATACTTCAATAGGTGGAATCTCTGGTTCAACATTAGATGCAGCTTCATTCCTAGATAACTTCTGTTCAGACAACAGAGGTGGATTTACACTAAACTGGGGTATTGATACTAGCGTACCAGAAATCACAGTCTTATATACTGACGATGATGGTAATCCAGTTAAAGAGATATGGTCCTATGATGCTATTGTATCAGCATTAAACGGGGAAATAAAAGTTGTTGATGGTAAAGAGGCAAAATAA
- the smpB gene encoding SsrA-binding protein SmpB: MSTNTQIKTLATNRKARHDFFIEETIEAGIALTGTEVKSFRQGKVNLKESYAMVENSEVFIYGMHVSPYEQGNIYNVDPLRKRKLLLHKREIRKLVGYITQKGYSLVPLSAYLKNGKVKIELAIAKGKKLYDKREDIAKKDAERRIQRHLSEKY; encoded by the coding sequence ATGAGTACAAATACGCAGATTAAAACATTAGCAACAAATAGAAAAGCAAGACATGATTTCTTTATAGAGGAAACAATAGAAGCAGGAATTGCCCTAACTGGTACGGAGGTTAAATCCTTCAGACAGGGTAAGGTTAATTTAAAAGAAAGCTATGCTATGGTTGAAAATAGTGAGGTCTTTATCTATGGTATGCATGTAAGTCCTTATGAACAAGGCAATATATACAATGTGGATCCTCTAAGAAAAAGAAAGCTATTGCTTCATAAAAGAGAAATCAGAAAACTAGTAGGCTATATTACTCAAAAAGGATATTCCCTAGTACCTCTAAGTGCATATCTTAAGAATGGCAAAGTAAAGATAGAGTTAGCTATAGCGAAAGGTAAAAAGCTATATGATAAAAGAGAAGATATAGCAAAGAAAGATGCAGAGAGAAGAATACAAAGACATTTAAGTGAAAAATACTAA
- a CDS encoding HD domain-containing protein — translation MNREEALKHLKENIKNKNLLKHMYATEAVMRGLAERFGEDKDRWGIAGLVHDIDYDTTADDPQKHSLVGGAMLEELGYDKDIVYAIKAHNKVHGLERKSLMDKALFCTDPLTGLIVASALISPAKKLHAIDTQFVINRFHEKTFAKGANREQISACSDLGLTLEEFISIGLDSMRQINDILEL, via the coding sequence ATGAACAGAGAAGAAGCCTTGAAGCATTTAAAAGAAAATATAAAGAATAAAAACTTACTGAAACATATGTATGCCACAGAGGCTGTGATGAGGGGGCTTGCAGAGAGATTTGGTGAGGACAAAGATAGATGGGGAATAGCAGGATTAGTTCATGATATAGATTATGATACTACAGCTGATGATCCACAAAAACATAGCCTAGTAGGTGGAGCAATGCTAGAGGAATTAGGCTATGATAAGGATATTGTTTATGCAATTAAAGCCCATAATAAAGTACATGGATTAGAGAGAAAGTCACTAATGGATAAGGCTTTATTTTGTACTGACCCATTAACTGGACTAATTGTAGCATCTGCGCTGATTTCTCCAGCAAAAAAGCTCCACGCTATAGATACTCAATTTGTAATAAACAGATTTCACGAAAAGACATTTGCAAAGGGTGCAAACAGAGAACAAATAAGTGCATGTAGTGATTTAGGTCTTACTTTAGAAGAATTTATTAGTATAGGACTTGACTCAATGAGGCAAATTAATGATATATTGGAACTTTAA
- the rnr gene encoding ribonuclease R, translating into MNTKGKIVEFMEKQAYKPMLREELARAFEIEPVDYRDFFKLLDEMENEGLIIKTHKDRYGIPEKMNLVVGRLQCHQRGFGFLIPDNKELKDVFVSAQDMNGALHGDKVVVRLITKNSEGRRQEGEVIRILERVNKTIVGVYENSKNFGFVVPSDTRINMDIFIPKSEINGAKTNEIVIVEITKWPEKRRNPEGKVIEILGHKNDTGTDILAILKKYGLPEDFPEEVYAEADRIPEEIREEEIKRRLDLRDKNIFTIDGADAKDLDDAISIEKLENGNYKLGVHIADVTYYVREKSPLDKEALKRGTSVYLVDRVIPMLPKKLSNGVCSLHPGVPRLTLSILMEINNNGKVVDHQILETVIESKERLIYDDISDLLENDDPVQKERYAHILEDLKLAEELCRILTRMREERGSIDFDFPESKIILDDKGKPIDIRKYDRRIANRIIEEFMLISNETVAEYMYWTDIPFLYRIHEDPDMEKINEFNKFIHNFGYHLKGSQEVHPKELQELLKKIENTREETIINTLMLRSLRKAKYSAEAEGHFGLAAKYYTHFTAPIRRYPDLQIHRIIKEFINNKIDEQRIEKLRTLLPRVAEHASETERTADEASRETEDLKKVEYMASRIGQEFDGIISGVMPFGIFVELGNTIEGLVHISTLVDDYYEYDQPNYRFIGEMTKKIYRIGDEVRIRVVGTDMANRQIDFVLI; encoded by the coding sequence ATGAACACTAAAGGAAAAATAGTAGAGTTTATGGAAAAACAAGCCTACAAGCCTATGTTAAGAGAAGAGCTTGCAAGAGCCTTTGAAATTGAACCAGTAGATTATAGAGATTTTTTTAAGTTATTGGACGAAATGGAAAATGAAGGCCTTATCATCAAAACACATAAAGATAGATATGGAATTCCTGAAAAAATGAATTTAGTGGTGGGTAGGTTGCAATGTCATCAGAGAGGATTTGGCTTTTTAATACCAGATAATAAAGAACTTAAAGATGTATTTGTCTCAGCTCAAGATATGAATGGAGCACTACATGGAGATAAAGTAGTAGTTAGACTTATCACAAAAAACAGTGAAGGTAGAAGGCAAGAAGGAGAAGTAATTAGAATCCTAGAAAGAGTTAATAAGACAATTGTTGGGGTATACGAAAACAGCAAGAATTTTGGATTTGTAGTTCCTAGTGATACACGAATAAATATGGATATATTCATACCAAAGTCTGAAATTAATGGTGCAAAGACTAACGAAATAGTAATAGTAGAGATTACTAAGTGGCCAGAAAAAAGAAGAAATCCAGAGGGCAAGGTAATTGAAATTCTAGGACATAAAAATGATACTGGAACAGATATTCTAGCTATACTTAAAAAATACGGTTTACCAGAGGATTTTCCAGAAGAGGTTTATGCAGAGGCTGATAGAATACCTGAAGAAATACGTGAAGAGGAAATAAAGAGGAGATTAGATTTAAGGGATAAGAATATATTTACCATAGACGGTGCAGATGCAAAAGATTTAGATGATGCTATTTCAATTGAGAAGCTTGAAAATGGAAACTATAAGTTAGGGGTTCACATAGCTGATGTAACATATTATGTAAGGGAAAAATCCCCATTAGATAAAGAAGCCCTAAAAAGAGGCACAAGCGTATATTTAGTAGATAGAGTTATACCTATGCTTCCTAAAAAGCTGTCAAATGGTGTATGTAGTTTGCATCCAGGAGTTCCAAGATTGACATTAAGTATTCTTATGGAGATAAACAATAACGGTAAAGTAGTTGATCATCAAATACTAGAAACTGTTATAGAAAGTAAGGAAAGACTTATATACGATGATATATCAGATTTACTTGAAAATGATGATCCAGTACAAAAAGAACGTTATGCTCATATTTTAGAAGATTTAAAGCTGGCCGAGGAGCTTTGTAGAATACTGACTAGAATGAGGGAAGAAAGAGGAAGTATAGATTTTGATTTTCCAGAGTCTAAAATTATACTAGATGATAAAGGCAAGCCAATAGATATCAGAAAATATGACAGAAGAATAGCCAATAGAATAATAGAAGAATTTATGCTAATAAGCAACGAAACAGTGGCTGAATACATGTATTGGACTGATATACCATTCCTATATAGAATACACGAGGATCCAGATATGGAGAAGATAAATGAATTCAATAAGTTCATTCATAACTTTGGATATCATCTTAAAGGCTCGCAGGAGGTACATCCAAAGGAGCTTCAAGAACTTCTTAAAAAAATCGAAAATACAAGAGAAGAGACAATTATAAATACTTTAATGCTTAGGTCGTTGAGAAAGGCTAAATATAGTGCAGAAGCTGAGGGGCATTTTGGATTAGCTGCAAAGTACTACACACACTTTACAGCACCAATTAGAAGATATCCTGATCTTCAAATTCATAGAATCATTAAAGAATTTATCAATAATAAGATAGATGAACAAAGAATAGAAAAGCTAAGGACTCTTTTACCAAGAGTGGCAGAGCATGCATCAGAAACAGAAAGAACTGCCGATGAAGCATCTAGAGAAACTGAAGATTTAAAGAAAGTAGAATATATGGCAAGCCGAATAGGACAGGAGTTCGACGGCATCATATCTGGAGTTATGCCTTTCGGAATATTTGTAGAGCTAGGAAATACAATAGAAGGACTAGTACATATTAGTACACTAGTAGATGACTATTATGAATATGACCAGCCAAACTATAGATTCATAGGTGAAATGACTAAAAAGATTTATAGAATTGGTGATGAAGTAAGAATCAGGGTAGTAGGAACGGATATGGCAAATAGACAAATTGATTTTGTACTCATTTAA
- a CDS encoding alpha/beta hydrolase, translating to MNVNIENMDLNYICEGEGKNILILHGWGASIDTIMPIFNYLKNHFKVYAIDFPGCGKSQKPKEVLGAFDYARIIKRFIDIMEMNEVILIGHSHGGRVSLVLANKYPELVKKMILIDSAGLIPKRKLKYYVKVYTFKTLKKLYSLAFFWMNKEKAMERFYKKFGSDDYKDADGIMRKILVKLVNEDLRPLLNGIKASTLLIWGRDDDATPVYMGEIMEKEIKDSGLVVLENAGHYSYLDQFIRFKVIVDSFLEKDKVN from the coding sequence ATGAATGTAAACATTGAAAATATGGACTTAAATTACATATGCGAGGGAGAAGGAAAGAACATATTAATCCTTCATGGCTGGGGTGCAAGTATTGATACCATAATGCCAATATTTAATTACCTTAAGAATCATTTTAAGGTATATGCCATAGACTTCCCTGGTTGTGGCAAGAGTCAGAAACCTAAGGAAGTTTTGGGCGCTTTTGACTATGCTAGAATTATAAAAAGGTTTATTGACATTATGGAAATGAATGAAGTAATACTAATTGGTCACTCTCATGGAGGAAGAGTATCCTTAGTTTTAGCCAATAAGTACCCGGAGTTAGTGAAGAAAATGATTTTAATAGACAGTGCTGGCCTAATTCCAAAAAGAAAACTAAAATACTATGTTAAGGTTTACACATTTAAAACATTAAAAAAGCTATATAGTCTGGCTTTCTTCTGGATGAACAAGGAAAAAGCAATGGAACGCTTTTACAAGAAATTTGGTTCTGATGACTATAAGGATGCAGATGGAATTATGAGAAAAATACTAGTAAAGCTGGTTAATGAGGATTTACGTCCCTTATTAAATGGGATAAAAGCGTCAACACTCTTGATATGGGGTAGGGATGATGATGCAACACCTGTTTATATGGGAGAGATAATGGAAAAGGAAATTAAGGATAGTGGGCTAGTGGTTTTAGAAAATGCTGGACATTATTCATATCTTGATCAGTTTATTAGATTTAAAGTTATAGTAGACAGCTTTCTTGAAAAGGATAAGGTTAATTAA
- a CDS encoding ABC transporter permease, whose product MTRYISIRVIWIFIMLTMILTVNFVLLKLAPAYPPTTEEQRDIYFNKQVSDGYMTFRIIDDPEEMEKVRYIVATGSKVRNSYYEDKGDFIRAFEPVPIAEQYFSWVKNIVTKWDWGLSTRVEVGRPVFDIIKDRIPTTMTLNIVALFIYFPIGIALGIIAALKKNKPTDNVISVAVMVMRSIPSFVIIIMLVMVLAYGLGWLPTIYPSADADLGLKIRGLVIPVLASVFAPIAALTRLTRAELTEILTSEFLLLARTKGLTRRQAIVKHGLRNSMVPLVPSIIGSFIGILSGSVILEMIYSIPGTGQVFIRALTKNAYDYNLLLCSTAFYTSITLFAVLLVDLTYGLIDPRIRIGGKY is encoded by the coding sequence ATGACTAGATATATATCAATAAGAGTAATTTGGATATTTATTATGCTGACTATGATTTTGACAGTTAATTTTGTTTTGTTAAAGTTGGCACCTGCTTATCCTCCTACTACAGAAGAACAAAGAGATATATACTTTAATAAGCAGGTTTCCGATGGATATATGACTTTTAGGATAATTGATGATCCTGAAGAAATGGAAAAGGTTAGATATATAGTTGCAACAGGTTCAAAAGTCAGAAATTCATATTACGAAGATAAGGGAGACTTTATTAGAGCTTTTGAACCGGTTCCAATAGCTGAACAATATTTCTCATGGGTAAAAAATATTGTAACAAAGTGGGATTGGGGACTCTCTACACGAGTTGAGGTAGGTAGACCAGTTTTTGATATAATTAAAGATCGTATACCCACAACTATGACTCTGAATATAGTAGCTTTATTTATATATTTTCCTATAGGAATAGCCCTAGGTATCATTGCTGCATTAAAGAAAAATAAACCAACGGATAATGTCATTTCCGTTGCTGTAATGGTAATGAGATCTATACCTAGCTTTGTTATTATAATTATGCTTGTAATGGTTTTAGCATATGGATTAGGATGGTTACCAACAATCTACCCTTCAGCTGATGCTGATTTAGGATTAAAAATCCGAGGACTTGTCATACCTGTATTAGCTTCTGTGTTTGCTCCTATTGCAGCATTAACGAGGTTGACTAGAGCTGAGCTTACAGAAATATTGACATCTGAGTTTTTGTTACTTGCTAGAACTAAGGGCTTAACAAGAAGACAGGCTATAGTAAAACATGGGCTAAGAAATTCAATGGTTCCACTAGTTCCGAGTATAATTGGGTCCTTTATTGGAATATTGTCAGGCTCAGTTATATTAGAGATGATTTATTCTATACCAGGTACTGGACAAGTTTTTATAAGAGCACTTACCAAAAATGCATATGATTATAATCTATTGCTGTGTTCCACTGCTTTTTATACTTCTATTACACTGTTTGCAGTTTTATTAGTTGACTTAACATATGGATTAATTGACCCAAGAATTCGAATAGGAGGTAAATATTAA
- a CDS encoding D-alanine--D-alanine ligase family protein produces MKKRVGVIFGGRSVEHEVSVITGMQVIENIDKTKYDVLPIYISKEGKWLTGESLMNFKNFKDDNLKNLKEVILTPIYNDKKLYSHPESIGFLGKKLIENVDVIFTALHGTNAEDGTVQGLLELIDIPYTGAGVMASAVGMDKVAMKDVFRAHGLPIVDYIWFFRKKWTTDREAIINDVEKKLGYPVFVKPANLGSSVGITKAKDREKLIDAIEIAIRYDRKIIVEKSVENPREINCAVMGYDDNVKASLCEEPVGWKELLTYEDKYISSNSKGSKGGGRNIPADLPEETTKLIQEIAKQAFMSIDCRGNARIDFLLDQDGKVFVNEINTLPGSVAYYLWEPMGISFKDLITELIDIALEAHKEKNENMYSYDVDLFKRIEFGGSKAKKI; encoded by the coding sequence ATGAAAAAAAGAGTAGGTGTTATTTTTGGTGGCAGAAGCGTGGAACATGAAGTTTCTGTTATTACAGGTATGCAAGTTATAGAAAATATAGATAAAACAAAATATGATGTATTACCTATATATATAAGCAAAGAAGGCAAATGGCTTACTGGCGAGTCATTAATGAATTTTAAGAACTTTAAGGATGATAATTTAAAGAATTTAAAAGAAGTTATATTGACTCCCATATATAATGACAAGAAATTATATTCTCATCCAGAAAGCATAGGCTTTTTAGGGAAAAAGCTTATAGAAAATGTAGATGTGATATTTACAGCACTTCACGGAACTAATGCTGAGGATGGAACAGTTCAAGGATTACTTGAGTTAATAGATATTCCATATACAGGAGCAGGAGTTATGGCTTCTGCAGTTGGTATGGATAAAGTTGCAATGAAGGATGTATTTAGGGCACATGGACTGCCTATAGTAGACTATATATGGTTCTTTAGAAAGAAATGGACTACTGACAGAGAAGCAATAATAAATGATGTTGAGAAGAAGTTGGGATATCCTGTTTTTGTTAAGCCTGCAAACCTCGGTTCAAGTGTAGGCATCACAAAGGCTAAGGATAGAGAAAAGCTAATAGATGCAATTGAAATAGCAATAAGATACGATAGAAAAATAATAGTAGAAAAAAGCGTTGAAAATCCTAGAGAAATAAACTGCGCTGTTATGGGATATGATGATAATGTAAAGGCATCATTATGTGAAGAGCCAGTAGGATGGAAAGAGCTACTTACTTATGAAGATAAGTATATTAGCAGTAATAGTAAAGGTTCAAAGGGTGGAGGAAGAAACATACCTGCTGACCTTCCAGAAGAGACAACTAAACTAATACAAGAGATAGCAAAGCAAGCTTTTATGTCTATTGACTGTAGGGGAAATGCAAGAATAGACTTCTTACTAGATCAAGACGGAAAGGTATTTGTAAATGAAATCAATACTCTACCAGGTTCAGTTGCTTATTATTTGTGGGAACCAATGGGAATTAGCTTTAAAGACTTAATCACTGAGCTAATAGATATAGCATTAGAAGCACATAAAGAAAAAAATGAAAACATGTATTCATATGATGTTGATTTATTTAAAAGAATAGAATTTGGTGGAAGTAAAGCAAAGAAAATATAA